From a region of the Drosophila virilis strain 15010-1051.87 chromosome 3, Dvir_AGI_RSII-ME, whole genome shotgun sequence genome:
- the SA2 gene encoding cohesin subunit SA-2, whose translation MSSISTEFEVQSSLPDAEAASMEFQSSNDEGSNKENEETLEITQEDAQETCSSLLELVCDRKQKTKDICQAWIRLYTYSPEAALLKFMQFVLEASGSQYQIPDRLGIPFDFSDMLIAATAHFGNKSLLYPLIMKSGNSFARNVCYFVQYLMRLLHTTSLILDDVLLKNLAGFVMVCADSKVRAFRHTCTLIGLKMMTTLCATVLLDSEQVKDIWLQLFASVFLERSGDVVDEIRYLCLVECGIWLEKYPQCYLNPDHVKHLFQPLQDNSRKVIECCFQALSKLWHNPKLRPVCLEQGAKYRMTLLGLTMSAESELGQMAIQLLGLFYRANPLLLDESMLQVVEQLVFAAHRGVAQAAADLVPYRYQETASTEQERILILVQFFVRFGEHEHAAYLVDAFYGRNDIVLAWSSMVSMLLQPDSLSEPETSALIEILTQAVKQAVTGEIPPGRYTKDLVRQAQPNAKKLATRALLSKLPALLRQYRSSERDLSNLLELAQFMIMQKAQFQELLEQIKDIMFEPEALSVLQMGAMTLEHLYGLNASCLNHRKELLNNAVTNYMIATAAWEQSLAGTSRLSEKDNAKRLMDTLRLLATLYARFDLNDWQLSDKVLATLEHVLEERDSRLPDESVSLYLTIVYVSLSWDLKRNRDAAKAGRKVAEECRALRRRMEGFLSVNFRLIEHTSMMQVGCDAFSFTCDIFVLFADPLRPNSCDSIRALEYKSKISEYELIESFALRFAFDEDAAALLAPDMFSLLQSKRRVLASYCKLVFHNVMPVMRSCIVLQYYERYNPVFGDILRATLERCLSVNPVNCGMTVMHTCLLVYKRVRDAYPNAVEAAASTDFADLLKLANLLAEPFNAKQLEVRSGVVILHRAGIRYAAEIMPDDPTSPPENLLYLSVLQQFVPQLLAQDMLDMLKFVQFIDQVALPTSRADEWQPLVAYRNALEIALVQSCRRDDLSNLPNYAVDYCAEMLIAKFMLAAK comes from the exons atgaGCAGCATTTCGACCGAGTTCGAAGTTCAGTCCTCGCTGCCAGACGCCGAGGCCGCGAGCATGGAATTTCAATCGAG CAACGATGAAGGCAGCAATAAGGAAAATGAGGAAACGCTCGAGATTACGCAGGAAGATGCCCAGGAAACGTGCAGCAGCCTGTTGGAGCTCGTGTGCGATAGAAAGCAGAAGACCAAG GACATCTGCCAGGCCTGGATCAGGTTATATACGTACTCGCCGGAAGCTGCGCTGTTGAAGTTCATGCAGTTCGTGCTGGAGGCCAGTGGCAGTCAGTATCAAATACCTGATAGACTGGGTATACCCTTTGACTTCAGCGACATGCTGATTGCGGCCACGGCACACTTTGGCAAT AAGAGCTTGTTGTATCCGCTGATTATGAAATCGGGCAACTCCTTCGCCCGGAACGTGTGCTACTTTGTGCAGTATCTAATGCGCCTGCTGCACACCACTTCGCTCATTCTGGACGATGTCCTGCTGAAGAATCTGGCCGGCTTTGTCATGGTCTGCGCCGACTCGAAGGTGCGCGCCTTTAGGCACACCTGCACCCTAATTG GACTCAAGATGATGACCACGCTGTGCGCCACGGTTTTGCTGGATAGCGAGCAGGTCAAGGATATTTGGCTGCAATTGTTTGCCAGCGTCTTCTTGGAGCGCTCCGGCGATGTCGTTGATGAGATACGCTATCTGTGCTTGGTCGAGTGCGGCATTTGGCTGGAGAAGTATCCGCAGTGCTATCTGAATCCGGATCATGTGAAGCATCTGTTCCAGCCGCTGCAGGACAACTCGCGCAAGGTGATCGAGTGCTGCTTCCAGGCGCTGTCCAAGCTGTGGCATAATCCGAAGCTGCGACCCGTTTGCTTGGAGCAGGGCGCCAAGTACCGCATGACCCTGCTGGGCCTGACCATGAGCGCTGAGAGCGAACTGGGCCAGATGGCCATACAGCTGCTGGGGCTGTTCTACAGGGCAAATCCGTTGCTGCTCGACGAGTCCATGCTGCAGGTCGTCGAGCAGCTCGTCTTTGCGGCGCATCGTGGCGTGGCCCAGGCCGCCGCCGACCTGGTGCCCTACCGTTATCAGGAGACGGCGAGCACGGAGCAGGAGCGCATTCTGATCCTGGTGCAGTTCTTCGTACGCTTCGGTGAGCACGAGCATGCCGCCTACCTGGTGGACGCCTTCTACGGCCGCAACGACATCGTGTTGGCCTGGTCCAGCATGGTCTCCATGCTGCTGCAGCCCGATTCGCTAAGCGAGCCAGAGACCTCGGCGCTTATTGAGATCTTGACGCAAGCCGTTAAGCAGGCGGTCACGGGCGAGATACCGCCGGGCCGTTACACCAAGGATCTGGTGCGTCAAGCCCAGCCGAACGCCAAGAAGCTGGCCACGCGAGCTCTGCTGTCCAAGTTGCCCGCCCTGTTGCGCCAGTATCGCAGCTCTGAGCGGGATCTGAGCAATCTGCTGGAGCTGGCGCAGTTCATGATCATGCAGAAGGCGCAGTTCCAGGAGCTGCTCGAACAGATCAAGGACATTATGTTCGAGCCGGAGGCACTCTCCGTGCTGCAAATGGGCGCCATGACGCTGGAGCATTTGTACGGCCTGAATGCCAGCTGCCTGAATCATCGCAAGGAGCTGCTCAACAATGCGGTTACCAACTACATGATTGCCACTGCCGCCTGGGAGCAGTCGCTGGCGGGCACCTCGAGGCTGTCCGAGAAGGATAATGCCAAGCGTCTCATGGATACGCTGCGTCTGCTCGCCACGCTCTATGCACGCTTCGATCTCAACGATTGGCAGCTGAGCGACAAGGTCTTGGCTACGCTGGAGCATGTTCTAGAGGAGCGGGACTCCCGACTGCCGGATGAGTCGGTTTCGCTGTACTTAACAATTGTCTACGTCTCGCTCTCCTGGGATCTTAAGCGCAACAGGGATGCAGCCAAAGCTGGCCGGAAAGTGGCTGAGGAGTGCCGCGCCTTGCGTCGTCGCATGGAAGGCTTTCTCTCCGTTAACTTCCGCCTGATCGAGCACACGTCCATGATGCAAGTGGGCTGCGAT GCCTTCAGCTTTACCTGTGATATCTTTGTGCTATTCGCCGATCCGCTGCGCCCGAACAGCTGCGACTCGATTCGCGCCCTGGAATACAAATCCAAAATAAGCGAGTACGAGTTGATCGAGAGCTTTGCACTGCGCTTTGCATTCGATGAAGATGCCGCCGCGCTGCTGGCACCGGACATGTTTTCACTGCTCCAGAGCAAACGGCGCGTCCTGGCCAGCTACTGTAAGCTGGTCTTTCACAACGTGATGCCCGTGATGCGCTCTTGCATTGTGCTGCAGTATTACGAGCGT TACAATCCGGTCTTTGGTGACATTCTGCGTGCCACTCTGGAGCGCTGCTTGTCTGTGAATCCCGTCAACTGTGGCATGACCGTGATGCACACCTGCTTGCTGGTCTACAAACGCGTTCGAGACGCATATCCAAATGCAGTTGAGGCGGCTGCCTCCACGGATTTCGCGGATCTACTTAAGCTGGCCAACTTGCTGGCAGAACCTTTCAATGCCAAGCAGCTGGAAGTACGCTCCGGCGTGGTTATACTGCATCGTGCGGGCATTCGATATGCCGCGGAGATCATGCCCGATGATCCGACCAGTCCGCCCGAAAATCTACTCTATCTGAGTGTGCTGCAGCAGTTTGTGCCGCAACTGCTCGCCCAAGATATGCTGGATATGCTCAAGTTTGTCCAGTTCATCGATCAGGTGGCCTTGCCCACCAGCCGAGCCGACGAGTGGCAGCCTCTCGTGGCCTATCGCAACGCCCTGGAAATAGCTCTCGTCCAGAGCTGTCGCC GTGATGATCTCTCCAATCTGCCCAACTATGCGGTGGA